Proteins co-encoded in one Gehongia tenuis genomic window:
- a CDS encoding ATP:cob(I)alamin adenosyltransferase, translating into MYRSPYEAYPFLSEPAEDLRCDFEILTDRIASEAGWLSGMLEGELKEEVLAVAELIYHLNPSLRTFFSVTEAELTSLKDGTARHEAACQDRLKQFVTPQGTPAAGLAHVIRTDCKALVRLLYRYGERHDVDPRVIDMANLLSGYFFALALRLNALAGVSERPFVSRNYKRRD; encoded by the coding sequence ATGTATCGAAGTCCCTATGAGGCGTACCCTTTCCTCAGCGAACCGGCGGAGGATCTGAGGTGCGATTTTGAGATCCTGACCGACCGGATCGCCAGCGAAGCGGGCTGGCTTTCCGGCATGCTGGAGGGGGAGCTGAAGGAGGAGGTGCTGGCTGTTGCCGAGCTCATCTACCACCTCAACCCGTCCCTGCGCACCTTTTTCTCGGTCACGGAGGCGGAGCTGACCTCCCTGAAGGACGGAACGGCCCGCCATGAAGCGGCCTGCCAGGACCGTCTGAAGCAGTTCGTCACGCCCCAGGGCACGCCGGCGGCTGGCCTCGCCCATGTCATCCGCACCGACTGCAAGGCGCTGGTGCGGCTCCTTTACCGTTACGGGGAGCGCCATGACGTGGATCCCCGGGTGATCGACATGGCGAATCTTCTCTCCGGCTATTTCTTCGCGCTGGCCCTTCGCCTCAACGCCCTTGCCGGCGTTTCCGAGCGCCCCTTCGTGAGCCGCAACTACAAACGGCGGGACTAA
- the smpB gene encoding SsrA-binding protein SmpB — protein sequence MAVEGIKIAAQNKKARHDFFIDETLEAGIALTGTEVKSIRLGRLNLKDSYILIRNGEAYLQGVHISPYDKGSYNNVDPMRTRKLLLHKREIMRLSQLVQQKGLALVPLSVYFKSGRAKVSVGVARGKKLYDKRADMAEKAARRDVERAFREHQK from the coding sequence ATGGCTGTGGAAGGCATCAAAATCGCGGCGCAGAACAAGAAGGCGCGCCATGATTTTTTCATCGACGAGACGCTGGAAGCGGGCATCGCGCTCACCGGAACCGAGGTGAAATCCATTCGGCTTGGCAGGCTGAACCTGAAGGACAGCTATATCCTCATCCGAAACGGGGAAGCCTATCTGCAGGGCGTTCACATCAGTCCCTACGACAAGGGCAGTTATAACAATGTGGACCCCATGCGCACGAGAAAGCTTCTGCTGCATAAGCGGGAGATCATGAGGCTGTCCCAGCTGGTCCAGCAGAAGGGCCTCGCGCTGGTGCCCCTTTCGGTCTACTTCAAGTCCGGCAGGGCCAAGGTGTCCGTGGGGGTTGCCCGGGGCAAAAAGCTTTACGACAAGCGGGCGGATATGGCCGAAAAAGCGGCCAGGCGGGACGTGGAGCGTGCGTTCCGCGAACATCAGAAATGA